The following is a genomic window from Niabella soli DSM 19437.
CCGTAAAGGACTGTGGCAGCATATAGGGATATTTTTGTTTTGCTGTAATCCCATAGGCTGTCATTACAGTAACTGCCTGACCGGTACGGATCAAATCCTGCCATCTTTTATTTTCAAACGCCAGCTCCCTTCTTCTTTCCAAAGCAATGGCATTGCGCAATTGAGCCTGATCCGTTGTTGTAATGTTGTGCGCGGCATCGCCAAAAGCACGCGTTCTTACCTGGTTGATATAAGGCAGCGCATCACCCGAAGCCCCGGTTTCGTTTAGGCAATCGGCCAGCATTAGCAACACGTCTCCGTAGCGATATAAGGGCCAGTTTTGATCTGTATTCTGATTGGTATTCGGGTAGGGCGGGAAATAATATTTCTTACAAAAATATTTTGCTGTAACCCCTGCAGGTGCGGTGTAATTTACCGCGCTTACCACTTTTGTGGGAACAAAATCCTGGTTGCTGTTGATGGTTCCTTCTACCACGCCCACGGAAGCCGCAAACCGGGTATCACCGGGTTCAAATGCGGCTATCAGGTTGTCTGTAGGCACATCCCATCCGCCATAGGCGTTTACGTTAAAGTTTACGCCCAACAAAACGGTTGTAGCCGGCATGTTTGGAATAAAACGATAAATAAAGGCGCTGGATTGACCTGTGGTACCGGATTGATACTGCACGTCGAATATGAGCTCCCTGTTTTTACTGGCTAGTTTATTTGCGGGATCAAAAATGGAGCTAAAATTGGTCAGAAGCGTGTAGCCCATTTTCGTAACACTCTGCAGCAACGGCAGCGCACTGGTATAATCTTTACGCTGCATATAAACCGCCGCCAGTTCTGTTGACACAACGCCTTTATTCATCCTGCCGGTTTGCGCATCCGCAAAAGTAGGCGCCGGTAACAGGTTTACAGCATCCTTCAGGTCGCTGATCACCTGTGTATATACATCGGCAGCAGGAGTTCTTGGAAGAAATGCCTGGTCGTAAGCAGCCGTTTCATGCAAATGGAGCGGCACATCCCCGAAATTACGAACCAGGTCAAAATAATAATGTCCTCTTAAGGCTTTGGCCTCGCCTGTGATCAGGTTTTTCAGAGAATCTGACATAGTCGTGTTCTTTTCCAAATGATCCAGCACCGCATTCACACGGTTGATACCCGTATAGGCGGCCTGGTAGCGCACCAGGGTTACGCCGTTGGTGGCATCGTCCAGGAAGGTGGAAATATTCTCGCGGGCGGCATTTCCCCGGTCTTTGGCGTAATAATCGTAGGTGGCATTATCCGAGCGCATTTCATCCATCCAGAATGCGTTGTTAGCGATATCCCGTAACGAGGTATAAGCTCCCACTACTGCCTGCTGATAATCTGCATCTGTTTTGTAAAAGATGCCTTCATTCAAATTGCCTTCGGGATACAGGGTCAGAAAATCTTTCTTACAGGAAGACAGCAGTATTATTATTGCCAGGCAAGTGGCAGTTGTATATTTAAATCTTTTCATGATCTTTTTTAATTGTGCGTTTTAAAAACTAAAATTGGCCCCGATCATAAACGTACGGGGGATAGGGAAGGTGCTCAGGTCCTGTCCGTAAGTTCCCGTAATATTATCCTTGGTAGAATTTGCCTCCGGGTTCATCCCTGAATAATGGGTGAAAACAAAGGCCTGCTGCACGCTGGCATAGATGCGGGCCGACCGTACATATTTCAATATATTTTGGCGGAACGTGTACCCCAGCGCAATATTTTTTATTGTAAAAAAGTTACCGTTTTCCACCCAGGTCGAATTTGCCAGGCGGTAGAGCTCGGTGGTTCCGCTGCGGGTGCTGGGCACCAGGCCGTTGCCCGGGTTGGCTTCGGAACGCCACCGGTTCATCATATCCTTTGCAACATTCATTACTCCATCCAGATTGGTCCAGTCTGCCCGGTTGGCATTCAGGATCTGGTTGCCTCCCTGGCCATAACCCACAATGTTCAGGTCAAAATTCTTATAGCGAAAGGTATTAGTGATCCCATAATTATATTTGGGGTTGGGATCGCCGATGAGGGTACGGTCGTTGGCATCCACCACCCCGTTTCCGTCCACATCCTTCATGCGGGCAGATCCCGGTGCGGAGGTAACATATTTAGGCTGGCTATTATATTCCGCCTGCGTTTTATAGATCCCGTCAAACACATATCCGTAAAACTGACCGATCGGGCCGTGCAGCACTGTGCGGTTGTAGCCCGCATAGGTGGTGTTGTTACCAATAAACTTTATATTATTCGATGGCAACTCCAGTAACTCATTCTTCATTAGGGAAATATTGAAATCTGTTGTCCACTCAAAAGCACCTACCAGGTTACGGGAGCTGATCGAAAATTCATGACCCCACATTCTTAACTTACCTACGTTCATCTGCACGTTGCTAAATCCTGACTCATAGGGAAGACTGAGCTGGTAAAGCATCCCGGAGGTGATCTTGCTATAATAATCGTAGGAAAAAACGATCCGGTTCTTCAGGAAATTGATGTCGGCACCGGCATCCACCTGTGCAGAGCTTTCCCAGGTAACATTCGGATTACCTAAACTTGGGCTCAATACAAACCCGGGGGTAAGGGTTCCGCCAAAAACATAGTTAGACCCCGTAACGTTGGTGACCATCGTGTAATTCCCAATGTTAAAATTACCGGTTTTACCATAGCTGGCTCTTAATTTTAAGAAAGACACCACATCATTTTTCTTAAAAAAC
Proteins encoded in this region:
- a CDS encoding RagB/SusD family nutrient uptake outer membrane protein, producing the protein MKRFKYTTATCLAIIILLSSCKKDFLTLYPEGNLNEGIFYKTDADYQQAVVGAYTSLRDIANNAFWMDEMRSDNATYDYYAKDRGNAARENISTFLDDATNGVTLVRYQAAYTGINRVNAVLDHLEKNTTMSDSLKNLITGEAKALRGHYYFDLVRNFGDVPLHLHETAAYDQAFLPRTPAADVYTQVISDLKDAVNLLPAPTFADAQTGRMNKGVVSTELAAVYMQRKDYTSALPLLQSVTKMGYTLLTNFSSIFDPANKLASKNRELIFDVQYQSGTTGQSSAFIYRFIPNMPATTVLLGVNFNVNAYGGWDVPTDNLIAAFEPGDTRFAASVGVVEGTINSNQDFVPTKVVSAVNYTAPAGVTAKYFCKKYYFPPYPNTNQNTDQNWPLYRYGDVLLMLADCLNETGASGDALPYINQVRTRAFGDAAHNITTTDQAQLRNAIALERRRELAFENKRWQDLIRTGQAVTVMTAYGITAKQKYPYMLPQSFTVTQNKLLYPIPQNERNLNSQLTQNPGY